Genomic DNA from Actinomycetes bacterium:
GATCTTCTATGTCGCCCTCGGGGGCATCCGTTGGGACTGGCGGCCGATGATGTGGGCCGTCGCCATCCTCACCATGGCGGTGGGGACCGTCGTCGCGCTGACCCAGACCGACGTGAAGCGGCTGCTGGCCTACTCCTCGATCGCTCACGCCGGGTTCATCCTCGTCGGCATCCTGGGGCTGTCCCAGGCGGGGCTGTCGGCGACGCTGTTCTACCTGCTGGCGTACGGCTTCGTGACCCTCGGCGCATTCGCCGTGGTCACCATGGTCCGCGACTCCGCCGGCGAGGCGACCCATCTGTCGCAGTGGGCGGGGCTGGGCCGTCGCTCACCGCTCGTGGCCGCCTCGTTCGCGTTGTTCCTGCTCGCCTTCGCCGGCATCCCGCCGACGAGCGGCTTCATCGGGAAGATCGAGGTCTTCACCGCCGCCCAGGGTGCCGGTGCGTCGACCCTGGTCGTGGTGGGCGTCCTCGCGAGCGCCATCGCCGCGTTCTTCTACGTCAGGGTCATCGTGCTGATGTTCTTCAGCGACCCCTCGCCCGAGGGCCCGACCGTCGTCGTCCCGAGTCTGCTGACGAAGGCAACGCTGACCATCGCCGTCGTCGCGACCGTCGTGCTGGGCATCGTGCCCCAGCCCTTCCTCGAGCTGGCCGAGAAGGCCTCGCTCTTCACCCGCTGACCCGTGACGACACGACCCGGGGCGCCGTCGCTGGGGCTCACCCTGCCCGACCCCGCCCTGGAGGCCGAGCTCAGGGACGGACTGCGTCAGGTCGAGGAACTGCTGCGGACGTCGGTCAAGAGCGACTACCCGTTCGTCACCGAGACGTCCCGGCACCTGGTCGACGCGGGGGGCAAGCGCTTCCGCCCGCTCCTGGTCCTGCTCGCCGCCTCCTTCGGCGACCCGCACGCACCGGGGGTCGTCCCCGCCGCGGCCGTCGTCGAGCTGACCCACCTCGCGACGCTCTACCACGACGACGTGATGGACGAGGCGGCCCAGCGCCGAGGCGTCGCATCGGCCAACGCCCGATGGGACAACACGGTGGCCATCCTCACCGGGGACTTCCTGTTCGCCCGCGCGTCGGACCTGCTCGCCGACCTCGGCCCCGAGGCCGTACGCATCCAGGCCCGCACCTTCGAGCGGTTGGTGGTCGGGCAGATCAGGGAGACCGTCGGCCCAGCGCCGGGTGAGGACGCCGTCGCGCACTACCTGTCCGTCGTGGCCGACAAGACCGGGTCCCTGATCGCCACGTCGGGCCGCTTCGGCGCCATGCTGTCGGGCGCGGAGGAGTCGGTGGTGGACGTCCTGACCGGCTACGGGGAGCGCATCGGCGTCGCGTTCCAGCTCTCCGACGACCTGCTCGACGTCGCGAGCGATGCCGACGAGTCGGGCAAGACCCCGGGGACCGACCTTCGTGAGGGGGTCGCGACGTTGCCGGTGCTCCACGTACGCCGCTCCGAGGATCCCGCCGACGTGCGGCTGCGCCAGCTCCTGCTCGGCCCCATCTCCGACGACGCGGACCACGCCGAGGCGCTTCAGCTGTTGCGCGCCCATCCGGCGATGGAGTCGGCACGTGCGGAGGTCCGCAGGTGCGCCGACGAGGCCCGTGGGTTGCTGGCCGGCCTGCCGGACATCTCCGCGCGAGCCGCCCTCGAGTCCCTGTGCGACGCCGTCGTCGAGCGGACCGGCTGACCCGCCTCACACCGTGACGTCAGGCTCCAGGCGCGGACCGGCCGGAACCACGGCCGGCCGCGTCCCTCCCTGCCGCGCGACGTCGACGGCGAGCACGCCGAGGGCCACCCAGACCAGGACGAAGCCCGCGAGGCGCGCGGGAGGCAGCGCCTCGTGGAAGACCAGCACGCCGATGAGGAACTGGATCACCGGGGTGATGTACTGCAGCAGGCCCGCCGTCGTCAGCGCCACTCTCGCGACGCCGGCGGAGAAGAGAAGCAGCGGGATGGCGGTGATCGGTCCGGCCGCGGCGAGCAACGCGCTCTTGTCCGCCCCCGCACTCCCGAAGACCAGGCTGCCGCGCTGGTGCAGCGCCAGCAGCACGACGATGCAGGGTAGGAACAACACCGTCGCCTCACTCGTCAGCGACTCGAGGGCGGGCATGTCGATGACCTTCTTCACCAGCCCGTACGTCGCGAACGACAGCGCCAGCACGATCGCGATGACCGGAGGCCGCCCATAGGCGACGGTGAGCACCGCCACTGCCAGCCCGGCGATCCCGACCGCGGCCAGCTGGGCGCGCCGAAGCCGCTCGTGGAGCACGATGACGCCGGCCAGGACAGTGACCAGGGGGTTGACGAAGTACCCGAGCGAGGCATCGACGACGTGGTCGGCCTCCACCGCCCAGATGTAGACGCCCCAGTTGAGCGCGATCACGCATGCCGCCACGCAGACGAGCAGCAGCCGCCGTGGGTCGCGCAGGAGGAGCCGCACCCACGCCCAGTGCCGGCGGACGAGCCCAAGGAGCAGGCAGAACACCAGCGACCACACCACCCGGTGGCTGAGGACCTCCAGCGGCCTCGCGGGCTTCAGCGCCTCGAAGTAGAGCGGGAACAGCCCCCACAAGACGTACGCCGTGGCGGCGTAGGCGATGCCGCGCCGCTCCTCACCCACCGCGGCATTCTCTCAGCCCCACCTCACGCCTTGCGGCGCTGCAGCTCCTCGGTGGCCTGCGGCAGGACGGTGAAGAGGTCCCCGACCACGCCGAAGTCGGCGAGCTCGAAGATCGGGGCCTCGGGGTCCTTGTTGACCGCGACGATGGTCTTCGAGGTCTGCATGCCCGCGCGGTGCTGGATGGCGCCGGAGATGCCGCAGGCGACGTACAACTGCGGTGAGACCGTCTTGCCGGTCTGGCCGACCTGGTAGGAGTGCGGGTACCAGCCGGCGTCGGTGGCGGCGCGCGACGCCCCAACGGCCGCGCCCAGCACGTCCGCGAGAGCCTCGACCGGGCCGAAGTCGCCGCCTGTCCCGCGCCCGCCGGACACCACGATGCTCGCCTCCGCGAGCTCTGGGCGGGCCGAGCGCTTGGCTTCCCGGCGCTCGACGACGCGCACCGCCGTCGCCTGGGGAGACAGGGACAGCGGTACGTCGACGCGCTGGGTCTCGACCGGGGCGGGCTCGGCAGCCAGCGCTCCTACCCGGACCGCGATGACGGGGACACCGGTCACGACCCGCGAGTGCACCACCGTCGAGCCTCCGAACACGCTCTGGGTCGCCAGCAGCCCGGACCCGTCGGGGACGACGTC
This window encodes:
- a CDS encoding polyprenyl synthetase family protein, encoding MTTRPGAPSLGLTLPDPALEAELRDGLRQVEELLRTSVKSDYPFVTETSRHLVDAGGKRFRPLLVLLAASFGDPHAPGVVPAAAVVELTHLATLYHDDVMDEAAQRRGVASANARWDNTVAILTGDFLFARASDLLADLGPEAVRIQARTFERLVVGQIRETVGPAPGEDAVAHYLSVVADKTGSLIATSGRFGAMLSGAEESVVDVLTGYGERIGVAFQLSDDLLDVASDADESGKTPGTDLREGVATLPVLHVRRSEDPADVRLRQLLLGPISDDADHAEALQLLRAHPAMESARAEVRRCADEARGLLAGLPDISARAALESLCDAVVERTG
- the rarD gene encoding EamA family transporter RarD, encoding MGEERRGIAYAATAYVLWGLFPLYFEALKPARPLEVLSHRVVWSLVFCLLLGLVRRHWAWVRLLLRDPRRLLLVCVAACVIALNWGVYIWAVEADHVVDASLGYFVNPLVTVLAGVIVLHERLRRAQLAAVGIAGLAVAVLTVAYGRPPVIAIVLALSFATYGLVKKVIDMPALESLTSEATVLFLPCIVVLLALHQRGSLVFGSAGADKSALLAAAGPITAIPLLLFSAGVARVALTTAGLLQYITPVIQFLIGVLVFHEALPPARLAGFVLVWVALGVLAVDVARQGGTRPAVVPAGPRLEPDVTV
- a CDS encoding electron transfer flavoprotein subunit alpha/FixB family protein translates to MAQVLVLVDVVDGSATKATTELLTLARAIGEPAAVVLGPDGTYDAVRETLTEYGAASAYVAEGEEVADHGAGAKAEVLAGVAGQAAPAAVLVPATIEGKEIAGRVAVRLGSGLVTDAVDVVPDGSGLLATQSVFGGSTVVHSRVVTGVPVIAVRVGALAAEPAPVETQRVDVPLSLSPQATAVRVVERREAKRSARPELAEASIVVSGGRGTGGDFGPVEALADVLGAAVGASRAATDAGWYPHSYQVGQTGKTVSPQLYVACGISGAIQHRAGMQTSKTIVAVNKDPEAPIFELADFGVVGDLFTVLPQATEELQRRKA